A single region of the Brassica rapa cultivar Chiifu-401-42 chromosome A03, CAAS_Brap_v3.01, whole genome shotgun sequence genome encodes:
- the LOC103859970 gene encoding putative F-box only protein 9 has product MMVMSDIPQDLIEEILSRVPAASLKRLRSTCKRWNHLFKDQRFTEKHFRNAPKQSRILISNDYRICSVNVNLNVAPPPIEFKDFHPCSHQQIHVVEVFHCDGLLLCTIWKDNKYRLMVWNPCSGETRWIQTTTYSKSFSTRSLALGYQNNKSFRSYKILSCWSTSYSLIQGDAGFKIYDLSSDYWRVLDDDLALRGSTIPNRGVSCKGNAYWLVTENTGGLLGFDFTRNSFIRFCLPPIPNPCDMILSVVREEKLSLLYWSLRVSYMEVWMTNEIDGTQAALWSKSFTVKNPNNLIPCFMSFLVDEEKKLVLGCNSAFGGDHIKKLYTTGEDSGYSTEIPSVGSKHKTLSPFIFSYVPSLVQIQQGGSNETNNTS; this is encoded by the coding sequence atgatggtgatgtccGATATTCCGCAGGATTTGATAGAGGAAATACTCTCTAGGGTTCCAGCCGCATCTTTGAAACGACTACGATCCACTTGCAAACGATGGAACCATTTATTCAAAGATCAAAGATTCACGGAGAAGCACTTTCGTAATGCTCCAAAGCAGTCTCGGATTCTCATATCAAACGACTATAGGATTTGTTCAGTGAATGTCAATCTCAACGTTGCTCCTCCACCTATAGAATTTAAGGATTTCCATCCTTGTTCCCACCAGCAAATCCATGTAGTCGAGGTTTTTCACTGCGATGGTTTGTTGTTATGCACCATTTGGAAGGACAACAAGTACAGACTCATGGTTTGGAATCCGTGTTCAGGGGAAACTAGGTGGATCCAAACCACAACTTATAGCAAGAGCTTCTCTACGCGTAGCCTTGCTCTAGGATACCAAAACAACAAATCCTTCCGTAGCTACAAAATCTTAAGCTGTTGGTCGACTAGTTACAGCCTAATCCAGGGAGATGCTGGTTTCAAAATTTATGACCTCAGCTCTGATTATTGGAGGGTTTTGGATGATGACTTGGCTCTCCGCGGCTCTACAATACCAAATCGTGGTGTGTCATGCAAGGGAAATGCTTATTGGCTTGTCACGGAAAACACAGGTGGTTTGCTTGGTTTTGATTTTACGAGAAACAGTTTTATACGTTTTTGTCTTCCGCCAATTCCGAATCCTTGCGATATGATTCTATCAGTTGTGAGAGAAGAAAAACTCTCATTGTTATATTGGTCCCTTCGTGTATCATACATGGAGGTGTGGATGACCAATGAAATTGATGGTACTCAAGCTGCTTTGTGGAGCAAATCATTTACAGTGAAAAATCCTAATAATTTGATTCCGTGCTTTATGAGTTTCTTAGTTGACGAGGAGAAGAAACTGGTCTTGGGTTGTAATTCGGCTTTCGGAGGAGATCATATCAAGAAACTGTACACTACTGGAGAGGACAGTGGATATTCCACAGAAATCCCTTCTGTAGGATCCAAACACAAAACATTGTCTCCATTTATTTTCAGTTATGTTCCAAGTTTGGTCCAAATCCAGCAAGGTGGGAGCAATGAAACTAATAATACTAGTTGA
- the LOC103859972 gene encoding CRC domain-containing protein TSO1 isoform X2 — translation MDNENSQKESASKIETPTPKSNFEESPVFNFINNLSPFEPVKSFSSVQTFSSLSFTSPPPVFTSPHPTFHRESRFFRCQNSVDRSKALDSKEEVVADVDLNKEATLEDDEETSCELPQILSSDSQSPPHHGEDIVTQVLLPPPGEDNNGSSSEDVKMRLLNILDAQEENGTPGSRRLMADAAELLVFRSPNDSEAFTCLVDQISSSERRFCAGVKLPTQQHDNEPLAVVPNQPVSNVHRGSMRRRCLDFEIPRKRKKDDDEQTVSDNNKAESSSSKCGLPGIGLHLNAIAMASRNTKISITHEYSSSGEIQNTFSGSIAPVHSQDTVPEALEQAESQPGEESAVEEATELIPDSLQKKKQVLEGGEGESSCKRCNCKKSKCLKLYCECFAAGVYCIDPCSCVDCFNKPIHEDTVLATRKQIESRNPLAFAPKVIRNSDSIMDTSDDASKTPASARHKRGCNCKKSNCLKKYCECYQSGVGCSINCRCEGCKNAFGRKDAYLHAIMESKQEEDHETYEKRTADMSKEAERNPSSEQPLTPLPPYKHLVVHQPFLPRNKLPPTQFSLGAGSSSFRKPEGESGNEKKPLETVIEDKTEIMPDILNTSPIKANSPNSKRVSPAHIGSSEPGSILGKRSNGRKLILRSIPAFPSLNHNQ, via the exons ATGGACAATGAGAATTCTCAGAAGGAGTCTGCCTCCAAGATCGAAACCCCAACTCCAAAATCCAATTTCGAG GAGTCTCCAGTGTTCAACTTCATTAACAATCTCTCTCCCTTTGAGCCAGTCAAGTCCTTCTCCAGTGTTCAGACGTTTAGCTCTCTCAGTTTCACTTCTCCTCCTCCTGTTTTCACCTCTCCTCACCCTACTTTTCACCGAGAGTCCAGATTCTTTAGATG TCAGAACTCTGTTGATCGTTCAAAGGCCTTAGATTctaaagaagaagttgtggCTGATGTAGATCTAAACAAAGAGGCTACtctggaagatgatgaagaaactTCTTGTGAGCTGCCACAGATCCTCAGCTCTGACAGCCAAAGTCCTCCTCATCACGGTGAAGATATTGTCACCCAAGTACTCCTACCTCCTCCAGGAGAAGACAACAATGGCTCGTCTTCAGAGGATGTCAAAATGAGGCTCCTGAACATTCTTGATGCTCAGGAAGAGAATGGCACTCCTGGCTCTAGACGTTTGATGGCAGATGCAGCTGAGCTTCTAGTGTTTCGGTCTCCCAATGACTCGGAGGCTTTTACATGCCTTGTTGATCAAATATCTAGCTCTGAGAGACGTTTCTGCGCTGGTGTCAAGCTGCCAACCCAGCAGCAC GATAATGAACCTTTAGCAGTAGTTCCCAATCAG CCTGTCTCTAACGTGCACCGTGGTAGCATGCGAAGACGTTGTCTAGACTTTGAGATACCAAGGAAGCGGAAGAAGGATGACGATGAGCAAACTGTGTCTGACAACAATAAGGCCGAATCTTCTTCCTCCAAATGTGGTCTACCTGGTATTGGTCTCCATCTAAACGCCATTGCAATGGCCTCAAGGAACACTAAGATCAGCATCACGCATGAGTATTCATCATCTGGAGAGATTCAAAACACTTTCTCAGGCTCCATCGCTCCGGTTCACTCCCAAGACACCGTGCCAGAAGCTTTGGAGCAAGCAGAGAGCCAGCCAGGGGAAGAGTCGGCTGTAGAAGAAGCTACCGAGTTGATTCCGGACAGCCTTCAGAAAAAGAAGCAAGTTCTTGAAGGTGGAGAGGGAGAGTCATCATGTAAGAGATGCAACTGCAAAAAGTCAAAGTGTTTGAAGCT TTACTGTGAATGCTTTGCTGCTGGGGTTTATTGCATAGATCCGTGTTCATGTGTAGATTGCTTCAACAAACCTATCCATGAAGACACTGTCTTGGCTACTCGGAAACAAATTGAATCCAGAAACCCACTTGCATTTGCTCCTAAAGTCATCAGAAACTCTGATTCCATCATGGACACTAGC GATGATGCAAGTAAAACTCCAGCGTCTGCACGACACAAGCGAGGCTGCAACTGCAAGAAATCAAACTGTCTGAAGAAATACTGTGAATGCTATCAG AGTGGAGTTGGCTGTTCCATAAACTGTAGATGTGAAGGATGTAAGAATGCTTTCGGAAGAAAAGATG CGTATTTACATGCTATCATGGAGAGCAAGCAAGAGGAGGATCACGAAACATATGAGAAAAGAACAGCAGACATGTCGAAAGAGGCCGAGCGGAACCCAAGTTCTGAACAACCTTTAACACCACTGCCACCGtacaa acatTTGGTGGTTCATCAGCCATTTTTGCCTAGGAACAAGCTGCCTCCGACACAGTTCTCCCTCGGCGCCGGTTCGTCCTCTTTTAGAAAGCCAGAGGGTGAGTCAGGGAATGAGAAGAAGCCGCTTGAAACCGTGATAGAAGACAAAACAGAGATTATGCCTGATATTCTCAACACTTCCCCTATTAAGGCAAACTCTCCCAACAGCAAGAGAGTCTCTCCTGCTCACATTGGCTCCTCGGAACCGGGCTCAATCCTAGGGAAGAGAAGTAATGGCCGGAAGCTGATATTACGGTCTATTCCAGCTTTTCCTTCTCTTAACCACAATCAGTGA
- the LOC103859972 gene encoding CRC domain-containing protein TSO1 isoform X3 produces MRILRRSLPPRSKPQLQNPISRSLQCSTSLTISLPLSQSSPSPVFRRLALSVSLLLLLFSPLLTLLFTESPDSLDDLNKEATLEDDEETSCELPQILSSDSQSPPHHGEDIVTQVLLPPPGEDNNGSSSEDVKMRLLNILDAQEENGTPGSRRLMADAAELLVFRSPNDSEAFTCLVDQISSSERRFCAGVKLPTQQHDIIPANGSTNDNEPLAVVPNQPVSNVHRGSMRRRCLDFEIPRKRKKDDDEQTVSDNNKAESSSSKCGLPGIGLHLNAIAMASRNTKISITHEYSSSGEIQNTFSGSIAPVHSQDTVPEALEQAESQPGEESAVEEATELIPDSLQKKKQVLEGGEGESSCKRCNCKKSKCLKLYCECFAAGVYCIDPCSCVDCFNKPIHEDTVLATRKQIESRNPLAFAPKVIRNSDSIMDTSDDASKTPASARHKRGCNCKKSNCLKKYCECYQSGVGCSINCRCEGCKNAFGRKDAYLHAIMESKQEEDHETYEKRTADMSKEAERNPSSEQPLTPLPPYKHLVVHQPFLPRNKLPPTQFSLGAGSSSFRKPEGESGNEKKPLETVIEDKTEIMPDILNTSPIKANSPNSKRVSPAHIGSSEPGSILGKRSNGRKLILRSIPAFPSLNHNQ; encoded by the exons ATGAGAATTCTCAGAAGGAGTCTGCCTCCAAGATCGAAACCCCAACTCCAAAATCCAATTTCGAG GAGTCTCCAGTGTTCAACTTCATTAACAATCTCTCTCCCTTTGAGCCAGTCAAGTCCTTCTCCAGTGTTCAGACGTTTAGCTCTCTCAGTTTCACTTCTCCTCCTCCTGTTTTCACCTCTCCTCACCCTACTTTTCACCGAGAGTCCAGATTCTTTAGATG ATCTAAACAAAGAGGCTACtctggaagatgatgaagaaactTCTTGTGAGCTGCCACAGATCCTCAGCTCTGACAGCCAAAGTCCTCCTCATCACGGTGAAGATATTGTCACCCAAGTACTCCTACCTCCTCCAGGAGAAGACAACAATGGCTCGTCTTCAGAGGATGTCAAAATGAGGCTCCTGAACATTCTTGATGCTCAGGAAGAGAATGGCACTCCTGGCTCTAGACGTTTGATGGCAGATGCAGCTGAGCTTCTAGTGTTTCGGTCTCCCAATGACTCGGAGGCTTTTACATGCCTTGTTGATCAAATATCTAGCTCTGAGAGACGTTTCTGCGCTGGTGTCAAGCTGCCAACCCAGCAGCACGATATCATTCCAGCCAATGGATCCACCAATGATAATGAACCTTTAGCAGTAGTTCCCAATCAG CCTGTCTCTAACGTGCACCGTGGTAGCATGCGAAGACGTTGTCTAGACTTTGAGATACCAAGGAAGCGGAAGAAGGATGACGATGAGCAAACTGTGTCTGACAACAATAAGGCCGAATCTTCTTCCTCCAAATGTGGTCTACCTGGTATTGGTCTCCATCTAAACGCCATTGCAATGGCCTCAAGGAACACTAAGATCAGCATCACGCATGAGTATTCATCATCTGGAGAGATTCAAAACACTTTCTCAGGCTCCATCGCTCCGGTTCACTCCCAAGACACCGTGCCAGAAGCTTTGGAGCAAGCAGAGAGCCAGCCAGGGGAAGAGTCGGCTGTAGAAGAAGCTACCGAGTTGATTCCGGACAGCCTTCAGAAAAAGAAGCAAGTTCTTGAAGGTGGAGAGGGAGAGTCATCATGTAAGAGATGCAACTGCAAAAAGTCAAAGTGTTTGAAGCT TTACTGTGAATGCTTTGCTGCTGGGGTTTATTGCATAGATCCGTGTTCATGTGTAGATTGCTTCAACAAACCTATCCATGAAGACACTGTCTTGGCTACTCGGAAACAAATTGAATCCAGAAACCCACTTGCATTTGCTCCTAAAGTCATCAGAAACTCTGATTCCATCATGGACACTAGC GATGATGCAAGTAAAACTCCAGCGTCTGCACGACACAAGCGAGGCTGCAACTGCAAGAAATCAAACTGTCTGAAGAAATACTGTGAATGCTATCAG AGTGGAGTTGGCTGTTCCATAAACTGTAGATGTGAAGGATGTAAGAATGCTTTCGGAAGAAAAGATG CGTATTTACATGCTATCATGGAGAGCAAGCAAGAGGAGGATCACGAAACATATGAGAAAAGAACAGCAGACATGTCGAAAGAGGCCGAGCGGAACCCAAGTTCTGAACAACCTTTAACACCACTGCCACCGtacaa acatTTGGTGGTTCATCAGCCATTTTTGCCTAGGAACAAGCTGCCTCCGACACAGTTCTCCCTCGGCGCCGGTTCGTCCTCTTTTAGAAAGCCAGAGGGTGAGTCAGGGAATGAGAAGAAGCCGCTTGAAACCGTGATAGAAGACAAAACAGAGATTATGCCTGATATTCTCAACACTTCCCCTATTAAGGCAAACTCTCCCAACAGCAAGAGAGTCTCTCCTGCTCACATTGGCTCCTCGGAACCGGGCTCAATCCTAGGGAAGAGAAGTAATGGCCGGAAGCTGATATTACGGTCTATTCCAGCTTTTCCTTCTCTTAACCACAATCAGTGA
- the LOC103859973 gene encoding protein tesmin/TSO1-like CXC 3 isoform X2: METPQKTIIQNGTAVSKLKNSPVFNYINNLSPIKPVRSIPIAQTFGSLSPSVYTPPHKGSRFKSHTYFSDPAKELVEEALLETVPPKILKNDCISTPPSRAAANDGSCGDGKTDLQKLCDGNVKRKSDTPDWETQFPDTPEMLIYDTLNDSEADRCFLPASSDLKRRSCGGTKPRLEPVSNSKELADALHRGVRRRLLDFEMPDNQTSEKSSSSCVVPPSTGLHLNTAFAMSSKDTNEYSLSANIKVGLQNSTPPVLHSHDILRENETGEAAGQSVVEEIQKSSLALVEMNQSSPKKKRLKSDQAGEGESSCKRCHCKKSKCLKLYCECFASGVYCIVSCSCVDCFNKPIHEDTVLATRKQIESRNPIAFAPKVIRNTDSSIMEAGVDASKTPASVRHKRGCNCKKSNCVKKYCECYQSGVGCSINCRCEGCKNAFGKKDVSSFVGMDIKQDGESKTGQTQQNNELFSYVPLPPSTPMSLRQPLAQLPISSNNMLLPQQSQQLHGASGSFLYENQSFRKQGMGLLSRTETITEDIENVIPSPITNINAVSPNSKRVSLPHLDPPVLTPRRRNGERKLLLSIPAFPSLPPHH; this comes from the exons ATGGAGACACCGCAAAAAACTATAATCCAGAATGGGACTGCAGTTTCTAAACTCAAA AACTCTCCAGTGTTCAACTACATAAACAACCTATCTCCAATCAAACCTGTCAGATCAATCCCAATCGCTCAAACCTTTGGCTCTCTCAGTCCTTCTGTCTACACTCCCCCTCACAAAGGATCTCGTTTCAAAAG TCATACTTACTTCTCCGACCCTGCCAAAGAGTTAGTAGAAGAAGCTTTACTTGAAACCGTACCGCCAAAAATACTCAAGAATGACTGCATTTCTACTCCTCCTAGTAGAGCTGCTGCCAATGATGGTTCTTGTGGAGATGGTAAGACCGATCTGCAGAAGCTGTGTGACGGCAATGTCAAGCGTAAAAGTGATACTCCAGATTGGGAAACTCAGTTTCCGGATACTCCTGAAATGTTGATTTATGATACACTGAATGATTCGGAGGCTGATAGATGCTTCTTGCCGGCATCATCAGACCTTAAAAGACGTTCATGTGGTGGTACAAAGCCAAGACTGGAGCCTGTTTCAAACAGCAAAGAGTTGGCAGAT GCTCTTCACCGAGGAGTAAGAAGACGCCTTCTAGACTTTGAGATGCCTGACAACCAAACGTCAGAAAAATCTTCATCGAGTTGTGTAGTACCACCTAGCACTGGTCTGCATCTTAACACCGCCTTTGCAATGTCCTCTAAGGACACCAATGAGTACTCATTATCCGCAAACATTAAAGTCGGTTTGCAAAATTCTACCCCTCCGGTTCTTCACTCACATGACATTTTGAGAGAAAACGAAACCGGGGAAGCTGCAGGACAAAGTGTAGTAGAAGAGATTCAAAAGTCTTCTTTAGCTTTAGTAGAAATGAATCAAAGCAGTCCAAAGAAGAAGAG ACTTAAGTCTGACCAAGCAGGAGAAGGAGAGTCATCATGTAAACGGTGCCACTGCAAAAAATCCAAATGTTTGAAACT TTACTGTGAATGCTTTGCTTCTGGAGTTTATTGCATAGTTTCATGTTCATGTGTAGATTGCTTCAACAAACCAATCCACGAAGACACTGTCTTAGCTACTCGCAAACAGATTGAATCCCGGAATCCAATTGCCTTTGCTCCTAAAGTCATTAGAAATACTGATTCTTCCATCATGGAAGCTGGTGTTGATGCAAGCAAAACTCCAGCTTCAGTGCGGCACAAAAGAGGTTGCAACTGCAAGAAATCAAACTGTGTGAAGAAATATTGTGAATGCTATCAG AGTGGAGTTGGTTGTTCCATAAACTGTAGATGTGAAGGATGTAAGAATGCATTTGGTAAAAAAGATG TGTCTTCATTTGTTGGTATGGATATCAAACAAGATGGTGAAAGTAAAACAGGGCAAACACAACAGAACAACGAGTTGTTTAGTTATGTGCCACTTCCACCTTCAACACCAATGTCATTAAG ACAACCATTGGCTCAACTTCCCATCTCATCCAACAACATGCTGCTTCCTCAACAGTCTCAGCAACTTCATGGAGCTTCTGGATCTTTCTTATACGAGAACCAATCTTTCAGAAAACAAGGCATGGGTTTGTTGTCAAGGACTGAGACAATCACAGAGGATATTGAGAATGTTATTCCATCTCCAATAACTAACATCAATGCAGTGTCTCCCAACAGCAAAAGGGTTTCCCTGCCTCATCTTGATCCACCAGTATTGACTCCAAGGAGAAGAAATGGTGAGAGGAAGCTGTTACTGTCAATTCCAGCTTTTCCTTCTCTCCCTCCACACCATTAA
- the LOC103859972 gene encoding CRC domain-containing protein TSO1 isoform X1 gives MDNENSQKESASKIETPTPKSNFEESPVFNFINNLSPFEPVKSFSSVQTFSSLSFTSPPPVFTSPHPTFHRESRFFRCQNSVDRSKALDSKEEVVADVDLNKEATLEDDEETSCELPQILSSDSQSPPHHGEDIVTQVLLPPPGEDNNGSSSEDVKMRLLNILDAQEENGTPGSRRLMADAAELLVFRSPNDSEAFTCLVDQISSSERRFCAGVKLPTQQHDIIPANGSTNDNEPLAVVPNQPVSNVHRGSMRRRCLDFEIPRKRKKDDDEQTVSDNNKAESSSSKCGLPGIGLHLNAIAMASRNTKISITHEYSSSGEIQNTFSGSIAPVHSQDTVPEALEQAESQPGEESAVEEATELIPDSLQKKKQVLEGGEGESSCKRCNCKKSKCLKLYCECFAAGVYCIDPCSCVDCFNKPIHEDTVLATRKQIESRNPLAFAPKVIRNSDSIMDTSDDASKTPASARHKRGCNCKKSNCLKKYCECYQSGVGCSINCRCEGCKNAFGRKDAYLHAIMESKQEEDHETYEKRTADMSKEAERNPSSEQPLTPLPPYKHLVVHQPFLPRNKLPPTQFSLGAGSSSFRKPEGESGNEKKPLETVIEDKTEIMPDILNTSPIKANSPNSKRVSPAHIGSSEPGSILGKRSNGRKLILRSIPAFPSLNHNQ, from the exons ATGGACAATGAGAATTCTCAGAAGGAGTCTGCCTCCAAGATCGAAACCCCAACTCCAAAATCCAATTTCGAG GAGTCTCCAGTGTTCAACTTCATTAACAATCTCTCTCCCTTTGAGCCAGTCAAGTCCTTCTCCAGTGTTCAGACGTTTAGCTCTCTCAGTTTCACTTCTCCTCCTCCTGTTTTCACCTCTCCTCACCCTACTTTTCACCGAGAGTCCAGATTCTTTAGATG TCAGAACTCTGTTGATCGTTCAAAGGCCTTAGATTctaaagaagaagttgtggCTGATGTAGATCTAAACAAAGAGGCTACtctggaagatgatgaagaaactTCTTGTGAGCTGCCACAGATCCTCAGCTCTGACAGCCAAAGTCCTCCTCATCACGGTGAAGATATTGTCACCCAAGTACTCCTACCTCCTCCAGGAGAAGACAACAATGGCTCGTCTTCAGAGGATGTCAAAATGAGGCTCCTGAACATTCTTGATGCTCAGGAAGAGAATGGCACTCCTGGCTCTAGACGTTTGATGGCAGATGCAGCTGAGCTTCTAGTGTTTCGGTCTCCCAATGACTCGGAGGCTTTTACATGCCTTGTTGATCAAATATCTAGCTCTGAGAGACGTTTCTGCGCTGGTGTCAAGCTGCCAACCCAGCAGCACGATATCATTCCAGCCAATGGATCCACCAATGATAATGAACCTTTAGCAGTAGTTCCCAATCAG CCTGTCTCTAACGTGCACCGTGGTAGCATGCGAAGACGTTGTCTAGACTTTGAGATACCAAGGAAGCGGAAGAAGGATGACGATGAGCAAACTGTGTCTGACAACAATAAGGCCGAATCTTCTTCCTCCAAATGTGGTCTACCTGGTATTGGTCTCCATCTAAACGCCATTGCAATGGCCTCAAGGAACACTAAGATCAGCATCACGCATGAGTATTCATCATCTGGAGAGATTCAAAACACTTTCTCAGGCTCCATCGCTCCGGTTCACTCCCAAGACACCGTGCCAGAAGCTTTGGAGCAAGCAGAGAGCCAGCCAGGGGAAGAGTCGGCTGTAGAAGAAGCTACCGAGTTGATTCCGGACAGCCTTCAGAAAAAGAAGCAAGTTCTTGAAGGTGGAGAGGGAGAGTCATCATGTAAGAGATGCAACTGCAAAAAGTCAAAGTGTTTGAAGCT TTACTGTGAATGCTTTGCTGCTGGGGTTTATTGCATAGATCCGTGTTCATGTGTAGATTGCTTCAACAAACCTATCCATGAAGACACTGTCTTGGCTACTCGGAAACAAATTGAATCCAGAAACCCACTTGCATTTGCTCCTAAAGTCATCAGAAACTCTGATTCCATCATGGACACTAGC GATGATGCAAGTAAAACTCCAGCGTCTGCACGACACAAGCGAGGCTGCAACTGCAAGAAATCAAACTGTCTGAAGAAATACTGTGAATGCTATCAG AGTGGAGTTGGCTGTTCCATAAACTGTAGATGTGAAGGATGTAAGAATGCTTTCGGAAGAAAAGATG CGTATTTACATGCTATCATGGAGAGCAAGCAAGAGGAGGATCACGAAACATATGAGAAAAGAACAGCAGACATGTCGAAAGAGGCCGAGCGGAACCCAAGTTCTGAACAACCTTTAACACCACTGCCACCGtacaa acatTTGGTGGTTCATCAGCCATTTTTGCCTAGGAACAAGCTGCCTCCGACACAGTTCTCCCTCGGCGCCGGTTCGTCCTCTTTTAGAAAGCCAGAGGGTGAGTCAGGGAATGAGAAGAAGCCGCTTGAAACCGTGATAGAAGACAAAACAGAGATTATGCCTGATATTCTCAACACTTCCCCTATTAAGGCAAACTCTCCCAACAGCAAGAGAGTCTCTCCTGCTCACATTGGCTCCTCGGAACCGGGCTCAATCCTAGGGAAGAGAAGTAATGGCCGGAAGCTGATATTACGGTCTATTCCAGCTTTTCCTTCTCTTAACCACAATCAGTGA
- the LOC103859973 gene encoding protein tesmin/TSO1-like CXC 3 isoform X1 produces the protein METPQKTIIQNGTAVSKLKNSPVFNYINNLSPIKPVRSIPIAQTFGSLSPSVYTPPHKGSRFKRSLLKSYLLFSSSSYLFIWNMFSFCSHTYFSDPAKELVEEALLETVPPKILKNDCISTPPSRAAANDGSCGDGKTDLQKLCDGNVKRKSDTPDWETQFPDTPEMLIYDTLNDSEADRCFLPASSDLKRRSCGGTKPRLEPVSNSKELADALHRGVRRRLLDFEMPDNQTSEKSSSSCVVPPSTGLHLNTAFAMSSKDTNEYSLSANIKVGLQNSTPPVLHSHDILRENETGEAAGQSVVEEIQKSSLALVEMNQSSPKKKRLKSDQAGEGESSCKRCHCKKSKCLKLYCECFASGVYCIVSCSCVDCFNKPIHEDTVLATRKQIESRNPIAFAPKVIRNTDSSIMEAGVDASKTPASVRHKRGCNCKKSNCVKKYCECYQSGVGCSINCRCEGCKNAFGKKDVSSFVGMDIKQDGESKTGQTQQNNELFSYVPLPPSTPMSLRQPLAQLPISSNNMLLPQQSQQLHGASGSFLYENQSFRKQGMGLLSRTETITEDIENVIPSPITNINAVSPNSKRVSLPHLDPPVLTPRRRNGERKLLLSIPAFPSLPPHH, from the exons ATGGAGACACCGCAAAAAACTATAATCCAGAATGGGACTGCAGTTTCTAAACTCAAA AACTCTCCAGTGTTCAACTACATAAACAACCTATCTCCAATCAAACCTGTCAGATCAATCCCAATCGCTCAAACCTTTGGCTCTCTCAGTCCTTCTGTCTACACTCCCCCTCACAAAGGATCTCGTTTCAAAAGGTCATTACTCAAAAGTTAcctcctcttctcttcttcctcctatCTTTTTATTTGGAATATGTTTTCGTTTTGCAGTCATACTTACTTCTCCGACCCTGCCAAAGAGTTAGTAGAAGAAGCTTTACTTGAAACCGTACCGCCAAAAATACTCAAGAATGACTGCATTTCTACTCCTCCTAGTAGAGCTGCTGCCAATGATGGTTCTTGTGGAGATGGTAAGACCGATCTGCAGAAGCTGTGTGACGGCAATGTCAAGCGTAAAAGTGATACTCCAGATTGGGAAACTCAGTTTCCGGATACTCCTGAAATGTTGATTTATGATACACTGAATGATTCGGAGGCTGATAGATGCTTCTTGCCGGCATCATCAGACCTTAAAAGACGTTCATGTGGTGGTACAAAGCCAAGACTGGAGCCTGTTTCAAACAGCAAAGAGTTGGCAGAT GCTCTTCACCGAGGAGTAAGAAGACGCCTTCTAGACTTTGAGATGCCTGACAACCAAACGTCAGAAAAATCTTCATCGAGTTGTGTAGTACCACCTAGCACTGGTCTGCATCTTAACACCGCCTTTGCAATGTCCTCTAAGGACACCAATGAGTACTCATTATCCGCAAACATTAAAGTCGGTTTGCAAAATTCTACCCCTCCGGTTCTTCACTCACATGACATTTTGAGAGAAAACGAAACCGGGGAAGCTGCAGGACAAAGTGTAGTAGAAGAGATTCAAAAGTCTTCTTTAGCTTTAGTAGAAATGAATCAAAGCAGTCCAAAGAAGAAGAG ACTTAAGTCTGACCAAGCAGGAGAAGGAGAGTCATCATGTAAACGGTGCCACTGCAAAAAATCCAAATGTTTGAAACT TTACTGTGAATGCTTTGCTTCTGGAGTTTATTGCATAGTTTCATGTTCATGTGTAGATTGCTTCAACAAACCAATCCACGAAGACACTGTCTTAGCTACTCGCAAACAGATTGAATCCCGGAATCCAATTGCCTTTGCTCCTAAAGTCATTAGAAATACTGATTCTTCCATCATGGAAGCTGGTGTTGATGCAAGCAAAACTCCAGCTTCAGTGCGGCACAAAAGAGGTTGCAACTGCAAGAAATCAAACTGTGTGAAGAAATATTGTGAATGCTATCAG AGTGGAGTTGGTTGTTCCATAAACTGTAGATGTGAAGGATGTAAGAATGCATTTGGTAAAAAAGATG TGTCTTCATTTGTTGGTATGGATATCAAACAAGATGGTGAAAGTAAAACAGGGCAAACACAACAGAACAACGAGTTGTTTAGTTATGTGCCACTTCCACCTTCAACACCAATGTCATTAAG ACAACCATTGGCTCAACTTCCCATCTCATCCAACAACATGCTGCTTCCTCAACAGTCTCAGCAACTTCATGGAGCTTCTGGATCTTTCTTATACGAGAACCAATCTTTCAGAAAACAAGGCATGGGTTTGTTGTCAAGGACTGAGACAATCACAGAGGATATTGAGAATGTTATTCCATCTCCAATAACTAACATCAATGCAGTGTCTCCCAACAGCAAAAGGGTTTCCCTGCCTCATCTTGATCCACCAGTATTGACTCCAAGGAGAAGAAATGGTGAGAGGAAGCTGTTACTGTCAATTCCAGCTTTTCCTTCTCTCCCTCCACACCATTAA